A window from Micromonospora profundi encodes these proteins:
- a CDS encoding dihydrolipoamide acetyltransferase family protein, whose translation MSRIKEFNLPDLGEGLTEGEILTWLVKVGDTIELNQPIVEVETAKAAVEIPAKWAGQVQAIFHPEGTTVEVGSPIIAIDTDPGAGPLEAPSTTATPTGDLPTPSAASLAAVEVAPAEGMVEPGLIGGPAPGGRTAVLVGYGPRTTTAKRRPRKALPPTPAPAPALTSAAVDHGVVVGDKPAAIPMIPAPQVHDRRDEVSGGGLVLAKPPVRKLAKDLGVDLRALTGSGPLGSITREDVQQAASGATTAAEPVAVTSVATSAASFGADREQRIPVKGVRKLTAENMSRSAFTAPHVTEFLTVDVTRAMKALDRLRGRREWRDVRVSPLLLVAKAVLLAVQRHPMVNSTWAGDEIVVKEYVNLGIAAATERGLIVPNVKDAGRLSLRELADALNELVQTAKSGRTSPAAMSGGTLTITNVGVFGVDTGTPILPPGESAILAFGAVREMPWVHKGKVKARQVTTLGLSFDHRIIDGELGSKFLRDVGDFLTDPEAALLAWT comes from the coding sequence ATGTCCCGGATCAAGGAATTCAACCTGCCCGACCTGGGTGAGGGGTTGACCGAGGGCGAGATCCTGACCTGGCTCGTCAAGGTCGGCGACACCATCGAGCTGAACCAGCCGATCGTCGAGGTCGAAACCGCCAAGGCCGCGGTGGAAATCCCGGCGAAGTGGGCCGGGCAGGTGCAGGCGATCTTCCACCCGGAGGGCACCACTGTCGAGGTCGGCAGCCCGATCATCGCGATCGACACCGACCCGGGCGCGGGCCCGCTGGAGGCGCCGTCGACCACGGCGACCCCCACGGGCGACCTGCCCACCCCGTCGGCGGCCTCCCTGGCCGCGGTCGAGGTGGCGCCGGCGGAGGGCATGGTCGAACCCGGCCTGATCGGCGGCCCCGCCCCGGGCGGACGCACGGCGGTCCTGGTCGGCTACGGCCCCCGAACGACAACAGCAAAACGCCGCCCCCGCAAAGCCCTGCCCCCCACCCCGGCCCCGGCCCCGGCCCTCACCTCCGCCGCAGTCGATCATGGAGTTGTGGTGGGGGACAAACCCGCTGCCATCCCCATGATTCCGGCACCACAAGTCCATGATCGACGCGATGAGGTGAGTGGCGGCGGGCTTGTGCTTGCCAAGCCTCCGGTGCGCAAGCTCGCCAAGGACCTTGGCGTCGACCTGCGCGCGCTCACGGGTTCGGGGCCGCTCGGCTCGATCACCCGGGAGGACGTACAGCAGGCGGCGAGCGGTGCCACCACGGCCGCCGAGCCGGTTGCCGTCACGTCGGTGGCGACGAGCGCCGCGAGCTTCGGCGCCGACCGCGAGCAGCGCATCCCGGTCAAGGGGGTACGCAAGCTCACCGCCGAGAACATGTCCCGCTCGGCGTTCACGGCCCCGCACGTGACGGAGTTCCTGACCGTCGACGTGACCCGGGCCATGAAGGCGCTGGACCGGCTGCGTGGCCGGCGGGAGTGGCGCGACGTACGGGTCTCGCCGTTGTTGCTCGTGGCGAAGGCCGTGCTGCTGGCCGTGCAGCGGCACCCGATGGTCAACTCGACCTGGGCCGGCGACGAGATCGTGGTCAAGGAGTACGTCAACCTCGGTATCGCGGCGGCCACCGAGCGCGGCCTGATCGTGCCGAACGTGAAGGACGCCGGCCGGCTCTCGCTCCGCGAGTTGGCGGACGCGCTGAACGAGCTGGTGCAGACGGCGAAGTCCGGCCGCACCTCGCCGGCGGCCATGTCCGGCGGCACCCTGACCATCACCAACGTCGGCGTGTTCGGGGTGGACACAGGTACGCCGATCCTGCCTCCGGGCGAGTCGGCGATCCTGGCCTTCGGCGCCGTACGGGAGATGCCCTGGGTGCACAAGGGCAAGGTCAAGGCGCGTCAGGTCACCACTCTGGGGCTGAGCTTCGACCACCGGATCATCGACGGTGAGTTGGGCTCGAAGTTCCTGCGCGACGTGGGCGACTTCCTCACCGATCCGGAGGCGGCGCTGCTCGCCTGGACCTGA
- a CDS encoding NHL domain-containing thioredoxin family protein gives MSARVRAPELRGRGWLNTGGRDLKLADLRGKIVLADFWTFCCINCLHVLDELRPLEEKYGDVLVVIGVHSPKFEHEKDADALAAAVERYGVHHPVLDDPELDMWQQYAARAWPTLSVIDPEGYVVATMAGEGHAEGLARLIDELIATHEAKGTLHRGDGPYVPPPAPETTLRFPGKAVLLDGGNLLVSDSARHSLVELAPDGETLVRRVGSGDRGRADGPAGAATFSEPQGLCLLPRHVAEVAGYDLVVADTVNHLLRGVRLASGEVVTVAGSGRQWRASVDDHAHDALAVDLSSPWDLAWYDDKLIIAMAGIHQLWWFDPIKRTAGMYAGTTVEALRDGPLTEAWMAQPSGLSVSADGARLWIADSETSAVRYVENGVLGTAVGQGLFDFGHVDGPAESALLQHPLGVCALPDGSVLIADTYNGAVRRFDPATSQVSTVADGLAEPSDLVLTPAGEVLVVESAGHRLTRLAPGALSAAGASTVDGPRHRTERKPTDVAAGAVTLDIVFTPAPGQKLDETYGPSTRLVVSASPPELLLDGGGTGTELSRRLVLNGEVAAGVLQVTAQAATCDADVEHAACHLTRQDWGVPVRVVDGAATRLPLVLRGLDA, from the coding sequence ATGAGCGCACGAGTACGGGCCCCCGAACTGCGCGGTCGGGGCTGGCTGAACACCGGTGGACGCGATCTCAAGCTCGCCGACCTGCGCGGCAAGATCGTCCTTGCTGATTTCTGGACGTTCTGCTGCATCAACTGCCTGCACGTGCTCGACGAGCTGCGGCCGCTGGAGGAGAAGTACGGCGACGTACTCGTGGTGATCGGCGTGCACTCGCCGAAGTTCGAACACGAGAAGGACGCCGACGCCCTGGCCGCCGCCGTGGAGCGGTACGGGGTGCATCACCCCGTCCTCGACGACCCCGAGCTGGACATGTGGCAGCAGTACGCCGCACGGGCCTGGCCGACGCTGTCGGTGATCGATCCCGAGGGTTACGTGGTGGCCACCATGGCCGGCGAGGGACACGCCGAAGGGTTGGCCCGCCTCATCGACGAACTGATCGCCACCCACGAGGCCAAGGGCACCCTGCACCGGGGCGACGGCCCGTACGTCCCGCCGCCGGCGCCGGAGACGACGCTGCGCTTCCCGGGCAAGGCGGTGCTGCTGGACGGCGGCAACCTGCTGGTCTCCGACTCGGCGCGGCACTCCCTGGTCGAGTTGGCCCCGGACGGCGAGACGCTGGTCCGCCGGGTCGGCTCGGGCGACAGGGGCAGGGCCGACGGGCCGGCCGGCGCGGCGACCTTCTCCGAGCCGCAGGGGCTCTGCCTCCTGCCCCGGCACGTCGCCGAGGTGGCCGGCTACGACCTGGTGGTGGCCGACACGGTCAACCACCTGCTGCGCGGCGTACGGCTGGCGTCCGGTGAGGTGGTCACCGTGGCCGGCAGCGGCCGGCAGTGGCGCGCCTCGGTCGACGACCACGCGCACGACGCGCTCGCCGTGGATCTGTCCTCCCCGTGGGACCTGGCCTGGTACGACGACAAGTTGATCATTGCGATGGCCGGCATCCACCAGCTCTGGTGGTTCGACCCGATCAAGCGGACCGCCGGCATGTACGCGGGCACCACAGTCGAGGCGCTGCGCGACGGCCCGCTGACCGAGGCGTGGATGGCGCAGCCGTCAGGGCTCTCCGTGTCGGCCGACGGTGCCCGCTTGTGGATCGCCGACAGCGAGACCAGCGCGGTCCGGTACGTCGAGAACGGGGTGCTGGGCACCGCCGTCGGGCAGGGCCTGTTCGACTTCGGCCACGTGGACGGGCCGGCGGAGTCGGCGTTGCTCCAGCACCCGCTCGGGGTGTGCGCGCTGCCGGACGGCTCGGTGCTGATCGCCGACACGTACAACGGTGCCGTGCGCCGCTTCGACCCGGCCACGTCCCAGGTGTCAACGGTCGCCGACGGGCTGGCCGAGCCGAGCGACCTCGTGCTCACCCCGGCCGGTGAGGTGCTTGTGGTGGAGTCCGCCGGGCACCGGCTGACCCGGTTGGCCCCGGGTGCGCTGTCGGCGGCCGGCGCGAGCACCGTCGACGGGCCCCGGCACCGCACCGAACGCAAGCCGACCGATGTCGCGGCAGGAGCTGTCACCCTCGACATCGTCTTCACTCCCGCGCCGGGGCAGAAGCTCGACGAGACGTACGGGCCGTCGACCCGGCTGGTGGTCTCCGCGTCCCCGCCGGAACTGCTGTTGGACGGTGGCGGCACGGGCACGGAACTGTCCCGCCGACTGGTGCTCAACGGCGAGGTCGCCGCCGGGGTGTTGCAGGTGACCGCGCAGGCGGCGACGTGCGACGCGGACGTCGAGCACGCGGCCTGCCACCTGACCCGGCAGGACTGGGGCGTACCGGTCCGGGTGGTCGACGGCGCCGCGACCCGGCTGCCGCTGGTGCTGCGCGGCCTGGACGCCTAG
- a CDS encoding LppU/SCO3897 family protein has protein sequence MTSEGPHRPGQEPDEVSQGAGPAPYGDRPAQPDNGYNAAGPDLGWAPPPPARPNPPAPAWATQSPEQQANPAWGAAAAPQSSDPAQPAWATGGGAPEQGQPAQWTAPQQGWTPPEQAAPASAPEQPEWAPAQPAARGAAQVPATTAWPAQEDPARSGGWSTETPPDDASGSGGWGGAAQASPPAGDWRGAQPGQPAGWSGGSAQQDDQSGSGGWAVGAAAGRDDQPVWTPAEQTPQTWGQPTEQAEQPAPAWGQAEPAGARGAAQPPTTNWPGQDDPARSGGWAAQQQQQAQPGGWGDGTDVRQDEPAQPAAWGGAEGRQQQPDWVLSAQGQPAERQEPAGWQQAEQASPPAARASVSVPGNDATPGWAAADPGNAAQGGAAVPQVQPWAPGEVWGRAEAEASAQSRGGRGDDAPVYQPAPAPGISPANAVPLPPQEQRVPGASLAAAPPADYAPPAQYPPIPEQPAYAERDTPDAAAQYDAEPAGWGRAEDAPAAGAMVPAPRTSPEAGAGRAAVPVSDAGSAGGAAARATASASVPLASRVMPPADQAMRPASTSAPQPRVYGRPAQAEPENEPDQSAPEAFQADPGSERPSTPDWRNDSDRPSAPDWQSGPERQSPPDWQNPPERSGFPGWGGEPPSEQRFDDRDRSSAPGGFGESPSAAAAPPAFPPGVPSFVDAPGTNRPVNGVKPQSGTERPGDRFGGPGAATGSAAVNGASGFGGQGFGGGPTTEPAPGAQFPAFPAPPQQSAPAWGQADGGSDQGRFDAFKPDADEPKAEPPTPKVRNGRVLAAVLVAAVLILAVPLGLLMLLGKFGGNDNSPAFDPAVGTCVKQAGQAASAVDCGEADAFTIVSKVDTKDKCADPAQPHVVLPGDGANRVLCLKPATK, from the coding sequence ATGACGTCCGAGGGCCCGCACCGCCCCGGCCAGGAGCCGGACGAGGTGTCACAGGGCGCCGGACCGGCGCCGTACGGCGACCGCCCGGCGCAGCCGGACAACGGCTACAACGCAGCCGGCCCCGATCTGGGCTGGGCGCCGCCGCCACCAGCGCGGCCCAACCCGCCCGCACCCGCGTGGGCGACCCAGTCCCCCGAGCAGCAGGCGAACCCCGCCTGGGGTGCCGCCGCCGCTCCACAGTCCAGCGACCCCGCACAGCCCGCCTGGGCCACCGGCGGTGGCGCCCCCGAGCAGGGGCAGCCCGCCCAGTGGACGGCTCCGCAGCAGGGCTGGACACCACCCGAGCAGGCCGCACCCGCGAGCGCGCCCGAGCAGCCCGAGTGGGCGCCGGCCCAGCCTGCCGCGCGAGGTGCCGCGCAGGTGCCGGCCACGACCGCCTGGCCAGCCCAGGAAGACCCGGCCCGCTCCGGCGGCTGGAGCACCGAGACCCCGCCGGACGACGCGTCCGGTTCCGGCGGCTGGGGCGGTGCCGCGCAGGCCAGCCCGCCCGCCGGCGACTGGCGCGGCGCCCAGCCCGGGCAGCCCGCCGGTTGGTCCGGAGGCAGCGCGCAGCAGGACGACCAGTCCGGTTCCGGCGGCTGGGCCGTGGGTGCCGCCGCTGGCCGAGACGACCAGCCGGTGTGGACGCCGGCCGAGCAGACGCCCCAGACCTGGGGTCAGCCCACCGAGCAGGCCGAGCAGCCGGCCCCCGCCTGGGGGCAGGCCGAGCCGGCAGGCGCCCGTGGCGCGGCCCAACCGCCGACGACCAACTGGCCCGGTCAGGACGACCCGGCCCGCTCCGGCGGATGGGCGGCACAGCAGCAACAACAGGCGCAGCCGGGTGGATGGGGCGACGGCACCGACGTACGCCAGGACGAGCCGGCACAGCCGGCGGCCTGGGGTGGCGCCGAAGGTCGTCAGCAACAGCCCGACTGGGTGCTCTCGGCCCAGGGTCAGCCGGCCGAGCGGCAGGAACCGGCGGGTTGGCAACAGGCGGAGCAGGCCAGCCCTCCGGCCGCCCGAGCCAGCGTCAGTGTGCCCGGCAACGACGCGACGCCCGGCTGGGCCGCCGCCGACCCGGGCAACGCCGCGCAGGGCGGTGCCGCTGTCCCGCAGGTCCAGCCGTGGGCGCCGGGTGAGGTGTGGGGTCGCGCCGAGGCGGAAGCCTCCGCGCAGTCCCGCGGTGGCCGGGGCGACGACGCGCCGGTCTACCAGCCCGCCCCGGCGCCGGGGATCTCACCGGCCAACGCGGTCCCCCTGCCGCCGCAGGAGCAGCGCGTGCCAGGTGCGAGCCTGGCTGCCGCCCCGCCGGCCGACTACGCGCCCCCGGCCCAGTACCCGCCGATCCCCGAGCAGCCGGCGTACGCCGAGCGCGACACCCCGGACGCCGCCGCGCAGTACGACGCGGAGCCGGCCGGGTGGGGTCGCGCCGAGGATGCTCCCGCCGCTGGTGCCATGGTTCCCGCTCCGCGTACCTCTCCCGAGGCCGGAGCGGGTCGTGCCGCCGTACCGGTGTCGGACGCCGGATCGGCGGGCGGCGCGGCGGCCCGTGCCACGGCGAGCGCCTCGGTGCCCCTGGCGAGTCGGGTGATGCCACCGGCGGACCAGGCCATGCGACCGGCCAGCACGTCCGCGCCACAGCCCCGGGTGTACGGCCGCCCGGCCCAGGCCGAGCCGGAGAACGAGCCGGACCAGTCGGCGCCGGAGGCGTTCCAGGCCGACCCGGGCTCCGAGCGCCCGAGCACGCCCGACTGGCGCAACGACTCCGACCGGCCGAGCGCCCCGGACTGGCAGAGCGGTCCGGAGCGTCAGTCCCCACCGGACTGGCAGAACCCTCCGGAGCGATCGGGTTTCCCCGGATGGGGCGGCGAGCCGCCGTCCGAGCAGCGCTTCGACGACCGGGACCGCTCGTCGGCGCCCGGCGGTTTCGGCGAGTCTCCTTCGGCCGCCGCCGCGCCACCGGCCTTCCCGCCGGGGGTTCCGTCCTTCGTCGACGCTCCCGGCACCAACCGGCCGGTGAACGGGGTCAAGCCGCAGTCCGGCACCGAGCGCCCGGGTGACCGCTTCGGTGGTCCGGGGGCGGCCACCGGCAGCGCCGCGGTCAACGGCGCCTCCGGCTTCGGCGGGCAGGGTTTTGGCGGTGGGCCGACCACCGAGCCTGCGCCGGGTGCGCAGTTCCCTGCCTTCCCGGCACCGCCGCAGCAGTCCGCGCCCGCCTGGGGCCAGGCGGACGGCGGATCGGACCAGGGTCGGTTCGACGCGTTCAAGCCGGACGCCGACGAGCCCAAAGCGGAGCCGCCGACGCCGAAGGTCCGCAACGGGCGGGTGCTCGCTGCGGTGCTGGTCGCGGCGGTGCTCATCCTGGCGGTGCCGCTCGGCCTGCTGATGCTGCTGGGCAAGTTCGGCGGCAACGACAACTCGCCTGCCTTCGACCCGGCGGTCGGCACCTGCGTGAAGCAGGCCGGCCAGGCCGCGTCGGCGGTGGACTGCGGCGAGGCGGACGCCTTCACGATCGTGTCCAAGGTGGACACGAAGGACAAGTGCGCCGACCCGGCCCAGCCCCACGTGGTGCTGCCCGGTGACGGCGCCAACCGAGTGCTCTGCCTCAAGCCGGCCACGAAGTAG
- a CDS encoding LamB/YcsF family protein — MDLNADLGEGFGIWRLGDDDALLGLVTSANVACGFHGGDPSTMRRVCEVAARHGVAVGAQVGYRDLAGFGRRRIAYDFAELRDEVTYQLGALDAFCRIFRTRVRYLKPHGALYHAAATDESQAAAVVAAICGYDPELPVLCMPGSVLAQLAVGAGLPVVAEAFADRGYLPNGSLVPRGTPGAVINDPEEVAARVVRMATERTVVAVDGTVIPCAMESICVHGDTPGAVSATELVRAALIDAGIPLAPFA, encoded by the coding sequence ATGGACCTCAACGCTGACCTGGGCGAAGGATTCGGCATCTGGCGGCTCGGCGACGACGACGCCCTACTGGGCCTCGTGACCTCCGCCAACGTCGCCTGCGGCTTCCACGGCGGCGATCCGTCCACCATGCGGCGGGTCTGCGAGGTCGCGGCACGGCACGGCGTGGCAGTGGGCGCGCAGGTCGGCTACCGGGACCTGGCCGGCTTCGGCCGGCGGCGCATCGCGTACGACTTCGCCGAACTGCGCGACGAGGTGACCTATCAGCTGGGGGCGCTCGACGCGTTCTGCCGGATCTTCCGCACCCGCGTCCGCTACCTCAAGCCACACGGCGCGCTGTACCACGCGGCGGCCACCGACGAATCCCAGGCCGCGGCCGTGGTCGCCGCGATCTGCGGCTACGACCCCGAACTGCCCGTCCTCTGCATGCCCGGCTCGGTGCTCGCCCAGCTCGCTGTCGGCGCGGGTCTGCCGGTGGTAGCCGAGGCGTTCGCCGACCGCGGCTACCTGCCCAACGGGTCGCTGGTGCCTCGCGGCACCCCCGGCGCGGTGATCAACGATCCGGAGGAGGTGGCCGCCCGGGTCGTACGGATGGCCACCGAACGCACCGTCGTGGCTGTCGACGGCACAGTCATCCCCTGCGCGATGGAGTCGATCTGCGTACACGGCGACACGCCGGGCGCGGTCTCCGCCACCGAACTCGTCCGGGCCGCCCTGATCGACGCGGGAATCCCGCTAGCCCCGTTCGCGTGA
- a CDS encoding 5-oxoprolinase subunit C family protein: MTHITEIEVLRAGALTTVQDLGRPGWAHLGVPRSGALDPTALRLANRLVGNPEEAAGLEITLTGCAVRLTRATTVAIIGAEVAVRAGERPGDTGRPLSLPAGTVLTIGPARRGVRSWLAVAGGIDVPAVLGSRATDTLSGLGPAPLRDGDRLPVGVPLGEPAPVDVTVGPAPAPELHLTVRLGPRDDWFTPAAVDRLLGTAYTVSPVSNRVGARLAGAPLPRAVAGELPSEGIVLGAVQVPPDGQPLIFLADHPTTGGYPVIGVVTDVTPLAQARPGTTVRFHGPQR, translated from the coding sequence ATGACCCACATCACCGAGATCGAGGTGCTCCGGGCCGGCGCACTCACCACCGTGCAGGACCTGGGTCGGCCGGGCTGGGCGCACCTCGGCGTACCCCGCTCCGGTGCTCTCGACCCGACCGCCCTGCGGCTCGCCAACCGGCTGGTCGGCAACCCCGAGGAGGCCGCCGGCCTGGAGATCACCCTGACCGGCTGCGCGGTGCGGCTGACTCGGGCCACCACCGTGGCGATCATCGGTGCCGAGGTTGCCGTCCGTGCCGGAGAGCGCCCCGGCGACACCGGACGCCCCCTCAGCCTGCCGGCGGGAACGGTGCTGACGATCGGGCCGGCCCGTCGGGGCGTACGGAGTTGGCTGGCCGTGGCGGGCGGGATCGACGTGCCAGCGGTGCTGGGCAGCCGGGCCACCGACACCCTCTCCGGACTCGGTCCCGCCCCGCTGCGCGACGGCGACCGGCTGCCCGTTGGCGTGCCGCTCGGGGAGCCCGCACCCGTGGACGTGACAGTCGGTCCGGCACCCGCGCCGGAGCTGCACCTGACAGTGCGCCTCGGCCCACGCGACGACTGGTTCACCCCCGCCGCGGTCGACCGGCTGCTCGGAACCGCGTACACAGTGAGCCCGGTCAGCAACCGGGTGGGCGCGCGACTGGCCGGCGCACCGCTGCCCCGCGCGGTCGCCGGCGAACTGCCCAGCGAGGGCATCGTGCTCGGCGCGGTGCAGGTGCCGCCCGACGGCCAACCCCTGATCTTCCTCGCCGACCATCCGACCACCGGCGGATACCCGGTCATCGGGGTGGTCACCGACGTGACCCCGCTCGCGCAGGCCCGGCCAGGTACTACCGTCAGATTCCATGGACCTCAACGCTGA